From a single Pyxicephalus adspersus chromosome 11, UCB_Pads_2.0, whole genome shotgun sequence genomic region:
- the LOC140340795 gene encoding transcription factor HES-5-like: protein MAVNAATCLMSQEYAEEKLTTKEKNKIRKPIVEKMRRDRINSSISQLRKILEQEFQLLQPDSKPEKADVLEIAVRFLRQQMCREGNVGKPFPRTEHQEYRQGFSKCLHETLSYLSIHRVAEETQIRLLNHFHQMQTARDLSHHRISSQYSTQQAKHQPPTNSVKPLWRPW from the exons ATGGCTGTCAATGCAGCTACTTGCCTTATGTCCCAGGAATATGCAGAGGAAAAACTCACCACCAAGGAGAAAAATAAG atAAGGAAACCAATCGTGGAGAAAATGCGCAGAGATCGCATTAACAGCAGCATCAGCCAACTGCGCAAAATTTTGGAGCAGGAATTTCAGCTGCTGCAACCGGATTCCAAACCTGAGAAGGCCGATGTGCTGGAAATTGCAGTGCGGTTCCTGAGGCAGCAGATGTGCAGAGAGGGCAATG TTGGCAAACCCTTTCCAAGAACAGAGCACCAGGAATACAGACAAGGCTTCTCCAAATGTCTACACGAGACCTTGTCCTATCTCTCCATCCATCGTGTTGCAGAGGAGACCCAGATTAGACTTCTCAATCACTTCCACCAAATGCAAACAGCTAGAGATCTCAGTCATCACCGGATCTCTTCCCAATACTCAACCCAACAGGCAAAGCACCAACCTCCAACTAACAGCGTCAAACCATTATGGAGACCGTGGTAA